The segment CTTCTTCATTGACCGAAATGCAGGTCACGCTGGGATATGGCGTACCCCCGGTGTCTACTCCTTTGAAAAGAGGCATGGCCCCTCTTGTCTTATAGAATTCTTCAACCGCGGCATCGAGTTCCCCGGTTGTGACCCCAGGCTTGAGGAGTTGTGACATCAATTGGTGAGCTTCCCACACCACGAGCCCCGCGCGTCGAATCAATTCAATTTCCCGTCTCGATTTCAATTGCATCATATACACACTCAAATAACGACCGCTCTCTTTTCCGCCTCATTTTGGATCGTGCTGCGATACAGTGCGAAGCACTAGGAAACATTCTACTGGAACCGCTGCTGCACGCCAGAAGAAGCAGGCCATTCCGCCTGAAACTAATGAGGGTCTAGGCGACCAAAGCCGCGTCGCCGGGCAGGGCCGTGATCGGATCAGTTTGTCGGGCCGCCAAGAATACTGGGCGTGGGGATTGCAGCAGCTGCGGAACGTTATGAACGGCGTTGTATGTTACAATTGAAACGGTACCATCGAACGGGGAGATAGTGCTTACCGAAGCGTGAACGACATTTGGGTGAAATATCAGCGCCAACCCTGCCGGGTCCTTTGGTGCAACAAGCGGATATTTCTGGGCCAATTGGCAGATTTGTTCCCGATCAAAGGAGAAGGTCAAGTCGGCTGCGACGTTCGAAGCCCACCCGGTCGTCTCCGCATGACGTGGCCGGACACTTATGGTCCCTTCACGATGAGAACCCGCGAGAAAAATCATTGGGCCGTTAAACTCAGTCACGTCTGCCAGGAATACCGTAACGTTTACAGCGTGGTCGGCAGGCATTCCATCGCCGTCGCGCCCAAACTGGTAGTCCTGATGCCACGGCCATAGCTCACCGTCCATCGCAACCTTCGCATTGATCTTGAACGGGTGGACGTAAACGTGATCTTGCAGAATCTGTTCGACAGGCTCGACCACTCTCGCGTGGCGTGCAAGTCGTTCGTAGATCGGACTGACCAAAGTGCGGACCGTGAATGGCTCGAACGGCCCCGGTGCGGCTTTCTAAGACGCGTCCAGCTCCGGGCTGTGAAAACAACTGATAGGCCTCGTCTCGTAGGATGGGGATGGCGTCAGACGGGATCAAATTCGTCAATAGCACGAATCCGCTATCGTTGTAGTGTCTAAGTTGATCCTGGTTGAGTTTCATTTTAGAGGCCGTCCGCGATATTAGAAAAGGGTATAGATGAACGGTGCTGCACCGGTGCCTGCAAGAATGACCAAGACGCTTGCGAGCAACAAAACCGCGAGGATCGGAATGAGCCACCACTTCTTGTTATGTCTGACGAAATCCCACCATTCTCCGAGCAACCCCCGACGACTCCGCTGCGCGAATGTCGCAAACTGTTGGTC is part of the Pirellulales bacterium genome and harbors:
- a CDS encoding phytanoyl-CoA dioxygenase family protein; the encoded protein is MVSPIYERLARHARVVEPVEQILQDHVYVHPFKINAKVAMDGELWPWHQDYQFGRDGDGMPADHAVNVTVFLADVTEFNGPMIFLAGSHREGTISVRPRHAETTGWASNVAADLTFSFDREQICQLAQKYPLVAPKDPAGLALIFHPNVVHASVSTISPFDGTVSIVTYNAVHNVPQLLQSPRPVFLAARQTDPITALPGDAALVA
- a CDS encoding DUF5989 family protein, producing MSQAEQPIADSNVDHIDQHGDSLDSPDHADQQFATFAQRSRRGLLGEWWDFVRHNKKWWLIPILAVLLLASVLVILAGTGAAPFIYTLF